DNA sequence from the Elusimicrobiota bacterium genome:
ATCAGCCGCCAGTCCATCATGAAATCCATGCCCCCGTGCCCGCCCACCTTCTTCGCCATTTCCCCGATGCGGCGCACGATTTCCGGCGTGTACTTTTCCTCCAGCGCTTTCATCTCCTTCTCATTCAGCCAGCGCTTGTGCTCGACCGCGATCCGCGGCGGTTCCGGGTACTTCATCGCCACGGCCTTGGTGCCGCTCAGCTTGTGCAGCCGCGAATACGGCTGCTCCGAGGTGATGTCGTGCTGCTGCAGGATCGTCCGCTTCACCGCGGGGGCCTGCGCGGCCAGGGTTCCGAGCGCTGCCACCACAAGGGCCGCCGTCACGCCGGCGCCCACCATCATCCGCTTCGTCATCGAGTCTCCTCTTGCGCGGCCCACCCGGGCCGCGCCTGTACCAACCGGCGTGCTACTTCGCGGCCAGGACGGCCTTGACGTATTCGCGCGTCATCCGTGCGATGTTCGAGATCGGGATCTCCTTCGGGCAGACCGCCTCGCACTCGCCTTCGTTCGAGCAACTGCCGAAGCCTTCGGCGTCGGCCTGTTCCACCATCGCCATGACCCGGCGCTGACGCTCGACCTGCCCCTGGGGCAGCAGCGCCAGCTGCGAGATCTATTCAACACAACTTACCTGCACCTTGCCCATCAGCGGCGCAGCCTCGGGCGCATGGAATGTTGTGGTGACAAATCCGGACGCACAGAGCGCCACGTTGTCCAACGGATTTACCGTTACTGTGCCGGCGTATGTATTAACAGTGGCCTCAATTAATCCTGCGAGCGGCGTCAGCGTTACGGTCAGCCCTGCAGATAATAATTCCGCATCCAACGGTAGCACGCAGTTTACAAGAACTTATAACAGCGGGACTTCGGTTACATTAACTGCTCCGGCGATACCCGGCAGTAATTTCCAAAAATGGCAACGCGGCGGGGTTGATTATTCAACCAACCAAAGTATTACTTTTACCATGGACGCGGCCTATACAATGACGGCTGTTTATACTTATGTACCGACGTATGTATTAACAGTGGCCTCAGTTAATCCGGCGAGCGGCGTCAGTGTTACGGTCAGTCCAGCGGATAACAATGCCGCATCAAATGGCAACACACAGTTTACAAGAACTTACAACAGCGGAACTTCTGTTACGCTAACGGCCCCGGCAACGGCTGGCGGAAACAACTTCCAAAAATGGCAGCGTGACGGGGTTGATTATTCAACCACACAAAGTATTACTTTTACCATGGACGCGGCCCATACAATGACGGCTGTTTATGTGCCGGCGTATGTATTAACAGTCGCCTCAGTTAATCCGGCGAGTGGCGCCCTAATTATAGTTAGCCCAAATGACAATAATGCCGCATCAGACGGCAACACGCAGTTTACAAGAACTTATAACAGTGGGACTTTAGTTACATTAAATGCAGCAATGGCGGAATTACAAGGGTACAGCTATAAATGGCAGCGCGACGGCGTGGATTATTCAGCTGATGGAAGTGCTTCTATAACAATGAATGCCAACCATACGATGACGTTTTTTAATATGCCTCCGCCCCCGACCATAACATCAATAACGCCCATTTCAGGCCTCAACAACGCAACTGTAAGCATAACGAACCTTACGGGCACAAAATTTGTCAGCGGCGCAACAGTAAAGCTGACCAAAGCGGGGCAGAACGATATTGCGGCCACGGCCGTGGGTTTTATGAGTTCCACCCAGCTTACCTGTACACTCCCGATAACCGGCGCGGTGCCGGGGCAATGGAATGTAGTCGTTACTAATCCCGACGGACAAAGCGGCACATTAACCAACGGTTTTATGGTCAATGCGCCCTATCCGACTGTCACGTCCATTGATCCCGGCTTAGGCACAAACAACGCTTCTCTAAGTATAACCAACCTGGCGGGTACAGGGTTTTACATCGGCGCATCGGTTAAGCTGACTCAAACCGGCCAGGCTGATATAACCGCCGCGAATATTGTTGTCGTAAACGACACGAAAATAACCTGTGACCTGCCGCTGAACGGGGCGGCAATAGGCCAGTGGAATGTGATTGTAGCAAACGCGGACACCAGAAGCGGCGCGTTAAATAATGGGTTCTTTGTTAAAGCCGTGCCGCCTACTATAACCTCAATTGCGCCCGCACAAGGGCCGAACACCGGAGTGGTGAGCATAACCAATCTGGCGGGAACGAGTTTCCTTACCGGCGCGGCGGTGAAGCTGACTAAAACCGGGCAAAGCGATATACCGGGCACAAGCGTGAACGTAAATGCGATAACTTCGGCGACCATAACATGCACATTTGATCTGACAGGCGCTGCCACCGGACAGTGGAATGTAACAGTTACTAATCCGGATAATAATTTTGTAACGCTTAATAACGGGTTTACTGTGTCGTTGCCAGCGCCGGTGTTGTCGTCGGTTAATCCAACATCAGGTCTGAACACCGGTTCGGTTACCGGCGCGCAGTTGGGCGGTTCATATTTTATTTCAGGGGCGATAGTAAAGCTGACCAAAACGGGACAGAGCGATATCGCGGTCACGGGCGTGGTTTTTGTCGGCCCCGCCCAGCTTACCTGCACATTCCCCATCACCGGCGCGGTCCCCGGCTTATGGAATGTGGTCGTTACCAATTCCGACGGGCAGACCAACACATTGAGCAACAGTTTCATGGTCAATGCACCCTATCCGACTGTCGCGTCCATTGACCCGAGTTCCGGTACCAACACCGGTTCCCTCAATATATCCAATCTGGCGGGGACTAATTTCTACACTGGTGCCTCGGTGAAGCTGACTAAATCCGGACAGACCGATATAATTGCCACGAATGTGACGGTTGTAAGCGACACCAAAATCACCTGCACGCTGCTGTTGAACGGAGCGGCGATAGGACTATGGAATGTGGTTGTAACAAATGCCGACACCCGAAGCGGCACGCTATCCAACGGGTTTACCGTTAAAGCTGTGCCGCCTACTATGACTTCAATTGCGCCCGCGCAAGGGGTAAGCACCGGAACGGTCAGCATAACCAACCTGGCGGGGACGGGTTTCCTTTCCGGCGCGGTTGTGAAATTGAGTAAAACCGGACAGACGGATATTACGGCCACAAGCGTAAATGTGGTAACTGCGGCGAAAATAACGTGCATATTCGATTTGACCAATGCGGCCACCGGAACGTGGAATGTTACGGTGACAAATTTGGATAATAATTCCGCAACGCTTGCCGGCAGTTTCACCGTGCGGCTGCCAGCGCCAGCGGTTTCATCCGTAAATCCAGCGTCAGGCTTGAATTACACCCCGCTTTCAGGCGTGATTGTGAACGGATCATATTTCCTGTCCGGGGCAACGGTGAAACTGGCCAAAGCCGGGCAGAGCGATATTGCGGCCACGGATGTTGTTTTTGTGAATTCCACACAGCTTACCTGCACATTGCCGCTAACCATCAGCATGGTTCCGGGGCAGTGGAATGTTGTGGTAACCAATACGGACGCTCAATCCGGCACACTTGGCAACGGTTTTAACGCAACGGTTGACGCAACTCCGCCTGCTGGCGTTCCGTCCACCCCGTCCGCCGGAGTGGTTTATACCTCCTCAACGATAATAACATTCAACTGGGACCAGGGAACCGCGACGGATCCCGAATCCGGGATTGCGGGCTATTATCTTCAGGTGGGGCATAATTCCGCCCTGCCCGCAAATATTTTTGATGGTTATGTCGGAAATGTGTTTTCCAAAACATTCACAGGCGAGGGCGCGTATTACGCCAGGGTGCGGGCCAAAAACCCATATGATCTCTACGGCAATTATTCACCGTGGAGCGCAGGCGCTTTTATAGATACCACTCCGCCGTCAGCCCCCGTTGTTGAATCGCCGACGAACCCGTCAAGCGCCGTCACTTATATTTCGGCGGCTGTAACCTTTAATTTGTCAGCCCAGGACACATCGGGAATAGCCGGCTACTATTACAAAATTGACCAGTTAACCGGCACTATGCCCGATAATGTTTCCTGCGCGTATTTCACGGGGGCCGCAACAAGCACGGTATTGAGCGCCGGCGCATGGTACGCGCATTTTGTGGCTGTGGATATGGCGGGAAATATCGGCGTAAATGAGGGCCATTTCAACATACATATCGGCAGCGCTATAAATCCTTCGCAGGACAATGTCTTTCAGGCCGGAGACGGCGCTACGGTGGCTATTCCGGCAGGGACATTGAGCGCGGCGGCTGATATCTTAATATCCGTGCCTTCCTCCGTTCCACCCGCGCCACGGGACGCTACTTCTAAGGATACCGGTATATCCGAAGAGATAAAACTCTCTAATGCCGCGCTTACACTGCAAAAAAACATCACTATCTCGCTTCCATACACCTATTCACAGGTATCTACGGCAGACGAAGATTCGCTGAAACTGTCATATTACAACACCGCAAAAGTACGGTGGGAAATAATTTATGACTCAGTGGTTGATAAGATAAAAAAGACGGTGACGGCGGTGGTGAATCATCTGTCTTTGTTTAAAATAGTTGCGTACACGCCTCAAAACGGGGAGTTGGCGAGCGTCGGCAATTACCCGAATCCGTTTACGGCCGGCCGGGGCGGCACGACAAAAATCCATTACAGCCTGAAAGCGGATTCCAGTGTGGACATACGGATATATGACCTGCTGGGTAAGCCGGTGTGGCATAAAACTTTGCCAAGCGGCGCTGTGGGCGGGAGCATCGGAGTAAATGACGTCGCCTGGGACGGAAAAAACGACAAGGGCGCTTATGTGGGCGCCGGAGCCTATATCTGTATTGTCAAAGCCGGGTCGGAAAAGAAAACGATCAAGGTAGCGGTTAAGTAGGGGCTGCTTGGGCGGATAGAAAGGCTATTAGACTGAAGGAAGAGCAGGCTGTAAGGTAAAACAAGACAAAAAAATTGTTCCTAAAAACCTTTAGCCTACAGCCTAAACAACCTGTGCAGTTACGAGTGATTATGAATATAAATTGTTTTAGGAAATACCTGGTTTTTGCGGTTATTCTGTTTGCGCTAATGGGCCGCCTGTGCGCCGATACCGGCAGCGGCGGATTGCCTGGGTATTATCTGGACGAAGGCGGGGGGGCGCGGCCGCTTGCCATGGGCGGGGCGTTTACGGCCGTGGCGGACGACGCCTCGGCGATATACTGGAATGCCGCCGGGCTTGGCCGGTTAAAGCGCAAAGAGTTCCAGCTTACGCATATCCAGTTATTTGACTCGACCAGATACGACTTTGCCAGTTATGCGCATCCGTTTTCAAAGCTGGTTCTCGGCCTTGCCGCCGGACAATTGTATTCCGGGGGGATCGCTAAAACCGACCAGTTGAACAACCCCGTCGGCACGTTCGCCGACCAGTATAATACCGTTTACGCCGGGGCCGGAATGGAACTGTTACCGGACACGGTGTATTTCGGCTTTGCCGCTAAGCGCGTAAGCAGGGCTATGGACGGCTTCAACGGGACCGGCTACGGGCTGGACGCGGGACTGCTGGCTAAACTGCCCGAAGACGAATATCCGTTCGGGTTCAGCGCCGGCATTAATGTGCAGAATCTGGTCGCGCCCAAAATACAACGGGAGGTGTTAACCGACGAATTTCCGCTGAACGCGAAGGCCGGCGTCGCCTTCGTTTTTTTTGACCATTCTCTGACGCTTGCTGGCGATGTGGAAAAAAAGACCGGAGGCATATACCAGCCGCACGCCGGGGTGGAATACAGCCTTTCCCATTCAGTGGCGTTCAGGGCCGGTTACGACAAGCCCAATCCGACCTTCGGTTTCGGCATGAAATTCGGTGACTGCAACCTGGACTACGCCTTGTTAAGCAACCCGGAGAAGGAACTGGGCCTGAGCCACAGATTCTCGGTGGGATTCAAATTTGGTAGAAATACTGATCTGGATGCGCGGGTCAGCCAACTTCTGTTGAATGGCGGGGCGTATTTACAGGACAAGCAATGGCAGAATGCGGAAGGGACTTTCCAGAAAGCGCTTGAACTGGACAAGAACAACACTGCCGCTAAGGAAGACCTTATCCAGACCTATCTGGCCTGGGCTGACAGCCTTGTCGCCGGGGAAAAGCCGGACAGGCGGGAAGCTTTGAATATATGCGGAAAAGCCCTGAAACTTGACCCTGAAAACAAACTGGTCCTGGCAAAAATGACCGGGTTGAACCTGATCGCGGTCGCGGATTTCACCGCCAAGAACGTGTCGCAGTCCGATGCGTCCATAGTGGCGGATTTTCTGCGCACGGAGATGGTAGGCACAGGCTTGTTCAATGTGATGGACAGGAACAACATGGACGCCGTGCTTGCCGAGCAGAAGTTCCAGAATAGCGGCTGCACCGATCAGGAATGCGTAGCGCAGATGGGGAAACTTCTTAATGTTCAGCGGATGGCGGTCGGTTCTCTGTCTAAATTGCTGGATATTTATTACATTACGGTGAATTTAATTGACGTGGAAACCGGCAAAATACTTGCGTCTTATGACCAGAAAGCCGCCTCAGCCGGCGAATTAAAGGACGCATGCCAAAAAATAGTGGAAAAAATGTCCCGGAATTGATTCTTATTGGATTATTAGTCTTATCCTGCTTGCCCTGCCGGGCGGGCGGTTTTAGTCCGGGGGACAGAGCGCCTGAGTTTGAGGCGGTGGACCTAAACGGCAAAACCGTTTCGCTCGCTGATATTCTCCGCGACAATAAGCCTGTAGTTCTTTCTTTTTTCGGCACTTGGTGCGACAGTTGCCTTAAAGAAATAATCGACCTGACCGAAATAGCCAAACAATATAATGCCGCCGTCTATCTTGTGGGCGTTGACGCGGACAAGGACAAGTTGGTCCGGTTCGCGGAAAAGCACAAAATAACGTTTCCCGTGTTGTGGGATCCCAAAGCGCAGGTAATAGGCCGGAAATACGATTTGTTCAGGGGAGCTTTTGTTGTAGTTCCCAAAGCGTTCATTATATCGCCCGCCGGTACCATTGAATATGTTTCAGAGGCTTATGATGAGGAAAGAAAAGCCGCCTTGAAGAACAAACTGGCTGAAGTGAGCGCGAAAAAATGGACCAAGCCCTCCGAAATTGCCGTTTTTTTCACTGGTTCGGCTAACGGCTGCCTGGAACCGTCTTATTCTAACAAACAAGCCTACGGCGGTTTTGTCAAACTTGTTTCTTTCCTTAAACAACAAATTCAAAAATATCCCAGCCATATTCTGCTGGATTCCGGTGATTTTCTGCCTTATGCCGTTTCCGCCGCCCAAGCCGATTTAGCGCTTAAAGCCATGGAAATGGCGGGCTATGACGCCATAGCTGTGGGCGACCAGGACCTTTATTTCGGCGGATTTATGGAGGCGCTCAAAGGCGGAAAACTTCCGTTTATCGCTTCAAATGTCGGCTGGAAGGCGGATAAAAGCGGGCCGGCATCGGACGCCGCCGCGCCGCCGGCGGATCAGGCCGCTTT
Encoded proteins:
- a CDS encoding redoxin domain-containing protein; the protein is MPKNSGKNVPELILIGLLVLSCLPCRAGGFSPGDRAPEFEAVDLNGKTVSLADILRDNKPVVLSFFGTWCDSCLKEIIDLTEIAKQYNAAVYLVGVDADKDKLVRFAEKHKITFPVLWDPKAQVIGRKYDLFRGAFVVVPKAFIISPAGTIEYVSEAYDEERKAALKNKLAEVSAKKWTKPSEIAVFFTGSANGCLEPSYSNKQAYGGFVKLVSFLKQQIQKYPSHILLDSGDFLPYAVSAAQADLALKAMEMAGYDAIAVGDQDLYFGGFMEALKGGKLPFIASNVGWKADKSGPASDAAAPPADQAALRTTGLWGGAAIGLADKTVVVSGIKIRIVSFISPEIFSLYPDAFTDKLEFKDLKEVLEDGENADFLILLSHAGADENSKIAAEFREFDLIIGGHSQTLLNKPIKAGGALIAQAGGNLQQAGKIVLRFNGNRKLSGYTYEIVPLINKIPDDPQLKALIGEYKTAAK
- a CDS encoding IPT/TIG domain-containing protein, which gives rise to MAELQGYSYKWQRDGVDYSADGSASITMNANHTMTFFNMPPPPTITSITPISGLNNATVSITNLTGTKFVSGATVKLTKAGQNDIAATAVGFMSSTQLTCTLPITGAVPGQWNVVVTNPDGQSGTLTNGFMVNAPYPTVTSIDPGLGTNNASLSITNLAGTGFYIGASVKLTQTGQADITAANIVVVNDTKITCDLPLNGAAIGQWNVIVANADTRSGALNNGFFVKAVPPTITSIAPAQGPNTGVVSITNLAGTSFLTGAAVKLTKTGQSDIPGTSVNVNAITSATITCTFDLTGAATGQWNVTVTNPDNNFVTLNNGFTVSLPAPVLSSVNPTSGLNTGSVTGAQLGGSYFISGAIVKLTKTGQSDIAVTGVVFVGPAQLTCTFPITGAVPGLWNVVVTNSDGQTNTLSNSFMVNAPYPTVASIDPSSGTNTGSLNISNLAGTNFYTGASVKLTKSGQTDIIATNVTVVSDTKITCTLLLNGAAIGLWNVVVTNADTRSGTLSNGFTVKAVPPTMTSIAPAQGVSTGTVSITNLAGTGFLSGAVVKLSKTGQTDITATSVNVVTAAKITCIFDLTNAATGTWNVTVTNLDNNSATLAGSFTVRLPAPAVSSVNPASGLNYTPLSGVIVNGSYFLSGATVKLAKAGQSDIAATDVVFVNSTQLTCTLPLTISMVPGQWNVVVTNTDAQSGTLGNGFNATVDATPPAGVPSTPSAGVVYTSSTIITFNWDQGTATDPESGIAGYYLQVGHNSALPANIFDGYVGNVFSKTFTGEGAYYARVRAKNPYDLYGNYSPWSAGAFIDTTPPSAPVVESPTNPSSAVTYISAAVTFNLSAQDTSGIAGYYYKIDQLTGTMPDNVSCAYFTGAATSTVLSAGAWYAHFVAVDMAGNIGVNEGHFNIHIGSAINPSQDNVFQAGDGATVAIPAGTLSAAADILISVPSSVPPAPRDATSKDTGISEEIKLSNAALTLQKNITISLPYTYSQVSTADEDSLKLSYYNTAKVRWEIIYDSVVDKIKKTVTAVVNHLSLFKIVAYTPQNGELASVGNYPNPFTAGRGGTTKIHYSLKADSSVDIRIYDLLGKPVWHKTLPSGAVGGSIGVNDVAWDGKNDKGAYVGAGAYICIVKAGSEKKTIKVAVK
- a CDS encoding PorV/PorQ family protein, translated to MNINCFRKYLVFAVILFALMGRLCADTGSGGLPGYYLDEGGGARPLAMGGAFTAVADDASAIYWNAAGLGRLKRKEFQLTHIQLFDSTRYDFASYAHPFSKLVLGLAAGQLYSGGIAKTDQLNNPVGTFADQYNTVYAGAGMELLPDTVYFGFAAKRVSRAMDGFNGTGYGLDAGLLAKLPEDEYPFGFSAGINVQNLVAPKIQREVLTDEFPLNAKAGVAFVFFDHSLTLAGDVEKKTGGIYQPHAGVEYSLSHSVAFRAGYDKPNPTFGFGMKFGDCNLDYALLSNPEKELGLSHRFSVGFKFGRNTDLDARVSQLLLNGGAYLQDKQWQNAEGTFQKALELDKNNTAAKEDLIQTYLAWADSLVAGEKPDRREALNICGKALKLDPENKLVLAKMTGLNLIAVADFTAKNVSQSDASIVADFLRTEMVGTGLFNVMDRNNMDAVLAEQKFQNSGCTDQECVAQMGKLLNVQRMAVGSLSKLLDIYYITVNLIDVETGKILASYDQKAASAGELKDACQKIVEKMSRN